A DNA window from Janibacter sp. A1S7 contains the following coding sequences:
- a CDS encoding carbohydrate ABC transporter permease translates to MKQSAKGTGIWSVLAVPIMLWTAVPLLWMLSLSLKSADMLADPDASLLGNFWPKDPTLENYELIFSGGASELFMPALRNSLIVCLLATLISVVLAMFCAYAISRLEFKGKKMILVTALAVSFFPVVAMVTPLFEIWSRTGLFDTIPGLVIPYLALTLPLSIWTMSAFFQQIPWEMEQAAQVDGASSWQAFRKVIIPLAAPGVFTTAIITFFIAWNDFVFAISLTSDRARTVPAALAFFTGASQFEQPTGAIMAASVVVTIPVVILVLLFQRRIVAGLTSGAVKG, encoded by the coding sequence ATGAAGCAGTCGGCCAAGGGAACCGGCATCTGGAGCGTCCTGGCCGTCCCGATCATGCTCTGGACCGCGGTCCCGCTGCTGTGGATGCTGTCGCTGTCGCTGAAGAGCGCCGACATGCTCGCTGACCCGGATGCGAGCCTCCTGGGCAACTTCTGGCCCAAGGACCCGACGCTGGAGAACTACGAGCTGATCTTCAGCGGCGGCGCGAGCGAGCTGTTCATGCCGGCGCTGCGCAACTCGCTCATCGTCTGCCTGCTCGCCACCCTGATCTCGGTCGTCCTCGCGATGTTCTGCGCCTACGCGATCTCCCGGCTGGAGTTCAAGGGCAAGAAGATGATCCTGGTGACCGCGCTCGCGGTCAGCTTCTTCCCGGTGGTCGCGATGGTCACCCCGCTGTTCGAGATCTGGAGCAGGACCGGGCTCTTCGACACCATCCCCGGTCTGGTCATCCCCTACCTCGCGCTCACCCTGCCGCTGTCCATCTGGACGATGTCGGCCTTCTTCCAGCAGATCCCGTGGGAGATGGAGCAGGCCGCGCAGGTCGACGGCGCGTCGAGCTGGCAGGCCTTCCGCAAGGTGATCATCCCGCTCGCCGCCCCGGGGGTCTTCACCACGGCGATCATCACCTTCTTCATCGCGTGGAACGACTTCGTCTTCGCGATCTCGCTCACCTCGGACCGGGCGCGCACGGTCCCTGCCGCGCTCGCCTTCTTCACCGGGGCGAGCCAGTTCGAGCAGCCGACGGGCGCGATCATGGCGGCCTCGGTCGTCGTGACCATACCGGTGGTCATCCTCGTCCTGCTCTTCCAGCGCCGCATCGTCGCCGGCCTGACCTCGGGCGCCGTCAAGGGCTGA